In a single window of the Gossypium hirsutum isolate 1008001.06 chromosome D02, Gossypium_hirsutum_v2.1, whole genome shotgun sequence genome:
- the LOC107888804 gene encoding histone-lysine N-methyltransferase, H3 lysine-9 specific SUVH4 isoform X6 → MLNKNEVLYHERYFGDLPGIEVGHRFYSRAEMVAVGLHKLLLKRIDYIGKPYVKSEYNGYTFPLAAAIVMSGQYEDDFGNREEIVYTGEGEKDIPGKKRQFSDQVMRCGNLALKNNKKQSVPVRVIRGHKCDDSYSKKVYSKKVYIYDGLYKVTGYWDEKGVSGFKVFKYRLKRLRGQDNLTSQNQVHFVRGKVSRVQQELPGLVCKDLSNGQEDKCIPVFNFYNPSLAPTGFKYINSIKVAKNVSIPPDAPGCNCRGKCTNPRSCSCAQLNGGDFPYVSRDGGRLFEAKDVVFECGPNCGCGPECVNRTSQQGLKYQLEVYRTKEKGWAVRSLDFIPSGAPVCEYVGILRKNDELEDISENDYIFEIDCWHTMKGIGGRERRLGDVSLPMSNLVDEVDERTLESEPEPEFCIDASSFGNVARFINHSCDPNLFVQCILSSHHDVRLARIVLFAADDIPRMQELTYDYNYAIDSVIGPDGKTKQLPCFCGTSECRKRLY, encoded by the exons ATGTTGAACAAAAATGAAGTTCTGTATCATGAGAGATACTTTGGTGATCTACCTG GTATTGAAGTTGGGCATCGCTTTTATTCTCGAGCTGAAATGGTTGCTGTAGGACTTCATAAACTCTTACTGAAGAGAATTGATTACATTGGAAAACCTTATGTGAAATCG GAGTACAATGGCTATACCTTTCCTCTTGCTGCTGCAATTGTGATGTCTGGCCAATATGAAGATGATTTTGGTAATAGGGAAGAAATTGTTTATACTGGTGAAGGTGAAAAGGATATACCTGGTAAAAAACGGCAATTCAGCGATCAAGTTATGCGTTGTGGTAATTTGGCTCTTAAA AACAACAAGAAGCAGTCTGTGCCAGTTAGAGTTATTCGTGGACATAAATGTGATGATAGTTACAGCAAAAAAGTATACAGCAAAAAAGTATACATATATGATGGCTTATACAAG GTTACTGGCTATTGGGATGAGAAAGGTGTTTCTGGCTTTAAAGTTTTTAAGTACAGGTTGAAACGACTACGAGGACAAGATAATTTGACAAGCCAGAATCag GTTCACTTTGTACGAGGAAAAGTTTCTAGAGTTCAACAAGAATTGCCTGG GCTTGTGTGCAAGGACCTATCAAATGGTCAAGAAGATAAATGCATccctgtttttaatttttataatccTTCTTTGGCTCCAACAG GCTTTAAATATATCAATTCCATTAAAGTTGCCAAAAATGTGAGCATCCCACCAGATGCTCCTGGGTGCAATTGTAGAGGAAAGTGCACAAATCCAAGGTCATGTTCTTGTGCTCAACTTAATGGTGGTGACTTTCCATATGTTTCTCGTGATGGAGGCAG ATTGTTTGAAGCTAAAGATGTTGTATTTGAATGTGGTCCAAATTGTGGCTGTGGGCCTGAGTGCGTCAACCGTACATCTCAGCAGGGACTAAAATACCAGCTTGAG GTCTATCGcactaaagaaaaaggatgggcaGTTAGATCTTTGGACTTTATTCCTTCTGGCGCTCCAGTTTGCGAGTATGTTGGAATCCTAAGGAAGAATGATGAATTAGAAGATATTTCAGAAAATGACTACATATTTGAGATTGATTGCTGGCACACTATGAAAGGGATTGGAGGAAGAGAG AGACGCCTAGGTGATGTATCTCTTCCTATGTCAAACCTTGTGGATGAAGTTGATGAGAGAACTCTAGAAAGTGAACCTGAGCCTGAGTTTTGCATAGATGCCAGCTCCTTTGGGAATGTTGCCAGATTTATTAATCACAGTTGTGATCCTAACCTCTTTGTTCAGTGCATTCTAAGCTCTCACCATGATGTTAGACTTGCCCGTATAGTCCTCTTTGCTGCAGATGATATTCCTCGAATGCAG GAACTTACATACGACTACAATTATGCAATTGATAGCGTTATTGGTCCTGATGGCAAAACAAAACAGCTGCCTTGCTTCTGCGGTACATCTGAATGTAGGAAGCGATTATATTAG
- the LOC107888804 gene encoding histone-lysine N-methyltransferase, H3 lysine-9 specific SUVH4 isoform X5, with product MILKMRSWSKNTKLETGSKGGNYGDDLTSIHGISTTMAVKDKLRLFNKYFLHFSKAEDARCYRVNGSASDHEIANGKIKDKEEGCEGHVKQAKRSKHKGWVTKRPDLKAISEMLNKNEVLYHERYFGDLPGIEVGHRFYSRAEMVAVGLHKLLLKRIDYIGKPYVKSEYNGYTFPLAAAIVMSGQYEDDFGNREEIVYTGEGEKDIPGKKRQFSDQVMRCGNLALKNNKKQSVPVRVIRGHKCDDSYSKKVYSKKVYIYDGLYKVTGYWDEKGVSGFKVFKYRLKRLRGQDNLTSQNQVHFVRGKVSRVQQELPGLVCKDLSNGQEDKCIPVFNFYNPSLAPTGFKYINSIKVAKNVSIPPDAPGCNCRGKCTNPRSCSCAQLNGGDFPYVSRDGGRLFEAKDVVFECGPNCGCGPECVNRTSQQGLKYQLEVYRTKEKGWAVRSLDFIPSGAPVCEYVGILRKNDELEDISENDYIFEIDCWHTMKGIGGRERRLGDVSLPMSNLVDEVDERTLESEPEPEFCIDASSFGNVARFINHSCDPNLFVQCILSSHHDVRLARIVLFAADDIPRMQELTYDYNYAIDSVIGPDGKTKQLPCFCGTSECRKRLY from the exons ATGATTCTCAAGATGAGATCATGGTCAAAAAACACAAAGTTG GAAACTGGTTCAAAAGGGGGCAACTATGGTGATGATTTGACCTCTATTCATGGAATAAGTACGACTATGGCAGTGAAAGATAAACTCAGGCTGTTCAATAAGTATTTCCTCCACTTCTCTAAG GCAGAAGACGCAAGATGCTATAGAGTGAATGGTAGTGCTAGTGATCATGAAATTGCGAATGGTAAAATTAAGGAT AAAGAAGAAGGATGTGAAGGCCATGTTAAGCAGGCTAAGCGATCTAAGCACAAAGGCTGGGTGACTAAGCGCCCTGATCTGAAGGCGATTTCTGAG ATGTTGAACAAAAATGAAGTTCTGTATCATGAGAGATACTTTGGTGATCTACCTG GTATTGAAGTTGGGCATCGCTTTTATTCTCGAGCTGAAATGGTTGCTGTAGGACTTCATAAACTCTTACTGAAGAGAATTGATTACATTGGAAAACCTTATGTGAAATCG GAGTACAATGGCTATACCTTTCCTCTTGCTGCTGCAATTGTGATGTCTGGCCAATATGAAGATGATTTTGGTAATAGGGAAGAAATTGTTTATACTGGTGAAGGTGAAAAGGATATACCTGGTAAAAAACGGCAATTCAGCGATCAAGTTATGCGTTGTGGTAATTTGGCTCTTAAA AACAACAAGAAGCAGTCTGTGCCAGTTAGAGTTATTCGTGGACATAAATGTGATGATAGTTACAGCAAAAAAGTATACAGCAAAAAAGTATACATATATGATGGCTTATACAAG GTTACTGGCTATTGGGATGAGAAAGGTGTTTCTGGCTTTAAAGTTTTTAAGTACAGGTTGAAACGACTACGAGGACAAGATAATTTGACAAGCCAGAATCag GTTCACTTTGTACGAGGAAAAGTTTCTAGAGTTCAACAAGAATTGCCTGG GCTTGTGTGCAAGGACCTATCAAATGGTCAAGAAGATAAATGCATccctgtttttaatttttataatccTTCTTTGGCTCCAACAG GCTTTAAATATATCAATTCCATTAAAGTTGCCAAAAATGTGAGCATCCCACCAGATGCTCCTGGGTGCAATTGTAGAGGAAAGTGCACAAATCCAAGGTCATGTTCTTGTGCTCAACTTAATGGTGGTGACTTTCCATATGTTTCTCGTGATGGAGGCAG ATTGTTTGAAGCTAAAGATGTTGTATTTGAATGTGGTCCAAATTGTGGCTGTGGGCCTGAGTGCGTCAACCGTACATCTCAGCAGGGACTAAAATACCAGCTTGAG GTCTATCGcactaaagaaaaaggatgggcaGTTAGATCTTTGGACTTTATTCCTTCTGGCGCTCCAGTTTGCGAGTATGTTGGAATCCTAAGGAAGAATGATGAATTAGAAGATATTTCAGAAAATGACTACATATTTGAGATTGATTGCTGGCACACTATGAAAGGGATTGGAGGAAGAGAG AGACGCCTAGGTGATGTATCTCTTCCTATGTCAAACCTTGTGGATGAAGTTGATGAGAGAACTCTAGAAAGTGAACCTGAGCCTGAGTTTTGCATAGATGCCAGCTCCTTTGGGAATGTTGCCAGATTTATTAATCACAGTTGTGATCCTAACCTCTTTGTTCAGTGCATTCTAAGCTCTCACCATGATGTTAGACTTGCCCGTATAGTCCTCTTTGCTGCAGATGATATTCCTCGAATGCAG GAACTTACATACGACTACAATTATGCAATTGATAGCGTTATTGGTCCTGATGGCAAAACAAAACAGCTGCCTTGCTTCTGCGGTACATCTGAATGTAGGAAGCGATTATATTAG
- the LOC107888804 gene encoding histone-lysine N-methyltransferase, H3 lysine-9 specific SUVH4 isoform X1 gives MEIQRRVSPRFQNLPNCGNSNIEKIWNATKSRKTLNTRGSPRFQNLLNVGNSNIEKIRNATDSGKKSNTRASPNSNIVKIRNETDSAKISNTRVSPRFQNLPKFVKMRDATDTRKKSNTRVSPRFQNLPNGGNSNNEKKRDATLSTKTSNTRASPRFQNLPNIEKIWDATDSRTTSNTRVSSRFQNLPNGGNSNNEKKRDATPSTKTSNTRVSPRFQNLPKFEKIWGATDPRKTSNTRVSPRFQNLPNGDNSNTEKLRDATLSIKTSNTRVSPRFQNVPNVDNSNIEKTWDPTDSRKTLNTRVSPRFQTLPNGDNSNIEKIQNVPDSRKTPNTRVSPRLQSIPLEKRPFYGSSQKRKTLNDSQDEIMVKKHKVGNTKLECLSNGYVTVENGEKDVADLQETGSKGGNYGDDLTSIHGISTTMAVKDKLRLFNKYFLHFSKAEDARCYRVNGSASDHEIANGKIKDKEEGCEGHVKQAKRSKHKGWVTKRPDLKAISEMLNKNEVLYHERYFGDLPGIEVGHRFYSRAEMVAVGLHKLLLKRIDYIGKPYVKSEYNGYTFPLAAAIVMSGQYEDDFGNREEIVYTGEGEKDIPGKKRQFSDQVMRCGNLALKNNKKQSVPVRVIRGHKCDDSYSKKVYSKKVYIYDGLYKVTGYWDEKGVSGFKVFKYRLKRLRGQDNLTSQNQVHFVRGKVSRVQQELPGLVCKDLSNGQEDKCIPVFNFYNPSLAPTGFKYINSIKVAKNVSIPPDAPGCNCRGKCTNPRSCSCAQLNGGDFPYVSRDGGRLFEAKDVVFECGPNCGCGPECVNRTSQQGLKYQLEVYRTKEKGWAVRSLDFIPSGAPVCEYVGILRKNDELEDISENDYIFEIDCWHTMKGIGGRERRLGDVSLPMSNLVDEVDERTLESEPEPEFCIDASSFGNVARFINHSCDPNLFVQCILSSHHDVRLARIVLFAADDIPRMQELTYDYNYAIDSVIGPDGKTKQLPCFCGTSECRKRLY, from the exons atggaAATACAGCGAAGAGTTAGTCCAAGGTTTCAAAATCTACCAAACTGTGGTAACTCGAACATTGAGAAGATATGGAATGCAACTAAATCAAGAAAAACATTAAATACTAGAGGTAGCCCAAGGTTTCAAAATCTACTAAACGTTGGGAACTCAAACATTGAGAAGATAAGGAATGCGACTGACTCAGGAAAGAAATCAAATACTAGAGCTAGCCCTAACTCAAATATTGTGAAGATACGGAATGAAACTGACTCGGCAAAGATATCAAATACTAGAGTTAGCCCGAGGTTCCAAAATCTACCAAAATTTGTGAAGATGCGGGATGCAACTGACACAAGAAAGAAATCAAATACTAGAGTTAGCCCAAGGTTTCAAAATCTACCTAATGGTGGTAACTCCAACAATGAGAAGAAAAGGGATGCAACTCTCTCAACAAAGACATCAAATACTAGAGCTAGCCCAAGGTTCCAAAATCTACCAAATATTGAGAAGATATGGGATGCAACCgactcaagaacaacatcaaataCTAGAGTTAGTTCAAGGTTTCAAAATCTACCTAATGGTGGTAACTCCAACAATGAGAAGAAAAGGGATGCAACTCCCTCAACAAAGACATCAAATACTAGAGTTAGCCCAAGGTTCCAAAATCTACCAAAATTTGAGAAGATATGGGGTGCAACCGACCCAAGAAAGACATCAAATACTAGAGTTAGCCCAAGGTTCCAAAATCTACCTAATGGTGATAACTCCAACACTGAGAAATTAAGGGATGCAACTCTCTCAATAAAGACATCTAATACTAGAGTTAGCCCAAGGTTCCAAAATGTACCAAATGTTGATAACTCAAACATTGAGAAGACATGGGATCCAACTGACTCAAGAAAGACGTTAAATACTAGAGTTAGCCCAAGGTTTCAAACTCTACCAAATGGTGATAACTCAAACATTGAGAAGATACAGAATGTACCCGATTCAAGAAAGACACCAAATACTAGAGTTAGCCCCAGACTCCAAAGTATTCCTTTGGAGAAGAGACCCTTTTATGGTAGTAGCCAGAAGAGGAAAACGTTGAATGATTCTCAAGATGAGATCATGGTCAAAAAACACAAAGTTGGTAATACAAAGCTGGAGTGTTTATCTAATGGTTATGTTACAGttgaaaatggtgaaaaagaTGTTGCTGATTTACAGGAAACTGGTTCAAAAGGGGGCAACTATGGTGATGATTTGACCTCTATTCATGGAATAAGTACGACTATGGCAGTGAAAGATAAACTCAGGCTGTTCAATAAGTATTTCCTCCACTTCTCTAAG GCAGAAGACGCAAGATGCTATAGAGTGAATGGTAGTGCTAGTGATCATGAAATTGCGAATGGTAAAATTAAGGAT AAAGAAGAAGGATGTGAAGGCCATGTTAAGCAGGCTAAGCGATCTAAGCACAAAGGCTGGGTGACTAAGCGCCCTGATCTGAAGGCGATTTCTGAG ATGTTGAACAAAAATGAAGTTCTGTATCATGAGAGATACTTTGGTGATCTACCTG GTATTGAAGTTGGGCATCGCTTTTATTCTCGAGCTGAAATGGTTGCTGTAGGACTTCATAAACTCTTACTGAAGAGAATTGATTACATTGGAAAACCTTATGTGAAATCG GAGTACAATGGCTATACCTTTCCTCTTGCTGCTGCAATTGTGATGTCTGGCCAATATGAAGATGATTTTGGTAATAGGGAAGAAATTGTTTATACTGGTGAAGGTGAAAAGGATATACCTGGTAAAAAACGGCAATTCAGCGATCAAGTTATGCGTTGTGGTAATTTGGCTCTTAAA AACAACAAGAAGCAGTCTGTGCCAGTTAGAGTTATTCGTGGACATAAATGTGATGATAGTTACAGCAAAAAAGTATACAGCAAAAAAGTATACATATATGATGGCTTATACAAG GTTACTGGCTATTGGGATGAGAAAGGTGTTTCTGGCTTTAAAGTTTTTAAGTACAGGTTGAAACGACTACGAGGACAAGATAATTTGACAAGCCAGAATCag GTTCACTTTGTACGAGGAAAAGTTTCTAGAGTTCAACAAGAATTGCCTGG GCTTGTGTGCAAGGACCTATCAAATGGTCAAGAAGATAAATGCATccctgtttttaatttttataatccTTCTTTGGCTCCAACAG GCTTTAAATATATCAATTCCATTAAAGTTGCCAAAAATGTGAGCATCCCACCAGATGCTCCTGGGTGCAATTGTAGAGGAAAGTGCACAAATCCAAGGTCATGTTCTTGTGCTCAACTTAATGGTGGTGACTTTCCATATGTTTCTCGTGATGGAGGCAG ATTGTTTGAAGCTAAAGATGTTGTATTTGAATGTGGTCCAAATTGTGGCTGTGGGCCTGAGTGCGTCAACCGTACATCTCAGCAGGGACTAAAATACCAGCTTGAG GTCTATCGcactaaagaaaaaggatgggcaGTTAGATCTTTGGACTTTATTCCTTCTGGCGCTCCAGTTTGCGAGTATGTTGGAATCCTAAGGAAGAATGATGAATTAGAAGATATTTCAGAAAATGACTACATATTTGAGATTGATTGCTGGCACACTATGAAAGGGATTGGAGGAAGAGAG AGACGCCTAGGTGATGTATCTCTTCCTATGTCAAACCTTGTGGATGAAGTTGATGAGAGAACTCTAGAAAGTGAACCTGAGCCTGAGTTTTGCATAGATGCCAGCTCCTTTGGGAATGTTGCCAGATTTATTAATCACAGTTGTGATCCTAACCTCTTTGTTCAGTGCATTCTAAGCTCTCACCATGATGTTAGACTTGCCCGTATAGTCCTCTTTGCTGCAGATGATATTCCTCGAATGCAG GAACTTACATACGACTACAATTATGCAATTGATAGCGTTATTGGTCCTGATGGCAAAACAAAACAGCTGCCTTGCTTCTGCGGTACATCTGAATGTAGGAAGCGATTATATTAG
- the LOC107888804 gene encoding histone-lysine N-methyltransferase, H3 lysine-9 specific SUVH4 isoform X2: protein MEIQRRVSPRFQNLPNCGNSNIEKIWNATKSRKTLNTRGSPRFQNLLNVGNSNIEKIRNATDSGKKSNTRASPNSNIVKIRNETDSAKISNTRVSPRFQNLPKFVKMRDATDTRKKSNTRVSPRFQNLPNGGNSNNEKKRDATLSTKTSNTRASPRFQNLPNIEKIWDATDSRTTSNTRVSSRFQNLPNGGNSNNEKKRDATPSTKTSNTRVSPRFQNLPKFEKIWGATDPRKTSNTRVSPRFQNLPNGDNSNTEKLRDATLSIKTSNTRVSPRFQNVPNVDNSNIEKTWDPTDSRKTLNTRVSPRFQTLPNGDNSNIEKIQNVPDSRKTPNTRVSPRLQSIPLEKRPFYGSSQKRKTLNDSQDEIMVKKHKETGSKGGNYGDDLTSIHGISTTMAVKDKLRLFNKYFLHFSKAEDARCYRVNGSASDHEIANGKIKDKEEGCEGHVKQAKRSKHKGWVTKRPDLKAISEMLNKNEVLYHERYFGDLPGIEVGHRFYSRAEMVAVGLHKLLLKRIDYIGKPYVKSEYNGYTFPLAAAIVMSGQYEDDFGNREEIVYTGEGEKDIPGKKRQFSDQVMRCGNLALKNNKKQSVPVRVIRGHKCDDSYSKKVYSKKVYIYDGLYKVTGYWDEKGVSGFKVFKYRLKRLRGQDNLTSQNQVHFVRGKVSRVQQELPGLVCKDLSNGQEDKCIPVFNFYNPSLAPTGFKYINSIKVAKNVSIPPDAPGCNCRGKCTNPRSCSCAQLNGGDFPYVSRDGGRLFEAKDVVFECGPNCGCGPECVNRTSQQGLKYQLEVYRTKEKGWAVRSLDFIPSGAPVCEYVGILRKNDELEDISENDYIFEIDCWHTMKGIGGRERRLGDVSLPMSNLVDEVDERTLESEPEPEFCIDASSFGNVARFINHSCDPNLFVQCILSSHHDVRLARIVLFAADDIPRMQELTYDYNYAIDSVIGPDGKTKQLPCFCGTSECRKRLY from the exons atggaAATACAGCGAAGAGTTAGTCCAAGGTTTCAAAATCTACCAAACTGTGGTAACTCGAACATTGAGAAGATATGGAATGCAACTAAATCAAGAAAAACATTAAATACTAGAGGTAGCCCAAGGTTTCAAAATCTACTAAACGTTGGGAACTCAAACATTGAGAAGATAAGGAATGCGACTGACTCAGGAAAGAAATCAAATACTAGAGCTAGCCCTAACTCAAATATTGTGAAGATACGGAATGAAACTGACTCGGCAAAGATATCAAATACTAGAGTTAGCCCGAGGTTCCAAAATCTACCAAAATTTGTGAAGATGCGGGATGCAACTGACACAAGAAAGAAATCAAATACTAGAGTTAGCCCAAGGTTTCAAAATCTACCTAATGGTGGTAACTCCAACAATGAGAAGAAAAGGGATGCAACTCTCTCAACAAAGACATCAAATACTAGAGCTAGCCCAAGGTTCCAAAATCTACCAAATATTGAGAAGATATGGGATGCAACCgactcaagaacaacatcaaataCTAGAGTTAGTTCAAGGTTTCAAAATCTACCTAATGGTGGTAACTCCAACAATGAGAAGAAAAGGGATGCAACTCCCTCAACAAAGACATCAAATACTAGAGTTAGCCCAAGGTTCCAAAATCTACCAAAATTTGAGAAGATATGGGGTGCAACCGACCCAAGAAAGACATCAAATACTAGAGTTAGCCCAAGGTTCCAAAATCTACCTAATGGTGATAACTCCAACACTGAGAAATTAAGGGATGCAACTCTCTCAATAAAGACATCTAATACTAGAGTTAGCCCAAGGTTCCAAAATGTACCAAATGTTGATAACTCAAACATTGAGAAGACATGGGATCCAACTGACTCAAGAAAGACGTTAAATACTAGAGTTAGCCCAAGGTTTCAAACTCTACCAAATGGTGATAACTCAAACATTGAGAAGATACAGAATGTACCCGATTCAAGAAAGACACCAAATACTAGAGTTAGCCCCAGACTCCAAAGTATTCCTTTGGAGAAGAGACCCTTTTATGGTAGTAGCCAGAAGAGGAAAACGTTGAATGATTCTCAAGATGAGATCATGGTCAAAAAACACAAA GAAACTGGTTCAAAAGGGGGCAACTATGGTGATGATTTGACCTCTATTCATGGAATAAGTACGACTATGGCAGTGAAAGATAAACTCAGGCTGTTCAATAAGTATTTCCTCCACTTCTCTAAG GCAGAAGACGCAAGATGCTATAGAGTGAATGGTAGTGCTAGTGATCATGAAATTGCGAATGGTAAAATTAAGGAT AAAGAAGAAGGATGTGAAGGCCATGTTAAGCAGGCTAAGCGATCTAAGCACAAAGGCTGGGTGACTAAGCGCCCTGATCTGAAGGCGATTTCTGAG ATGTTGAACAAAAATGAAGTTCTGTATCATGAGAGATACTTTGGTGATCTACCTG GTATTGAAGTTGGGCATCGCTTTTATTCTCGAGCTGAAATGGTTGCTGTAGGACTTCATAAACTCTTACTGAAGAGAATTGATTACATTGGAAAACCTTATGTGAAATCG GAGTACAATGGCTATACCTTTCCTCTTGCTGCTGCAATTGTGATGTCTGGCCAATATGAAGATGATTTTGGTAATAGGGAAGAAATTGTTTATACTGGTGAAGGTGAAAAGGATATACCTGGTAAAAAACGGCAATTCAGCGATCAAGTTATGCGTTGTGGTAATTTGGCTCTTAAA AACAACAAGAAGCAGTCTGTGCCAGTTAGAGTTATTCGTGGACATAAATGTGATGATAGTTACAGCAAAAAAGTATACAGCAAAAAAGTATACATATATGATGGCTTATACAAG GTTACTGGCTATTGGGATGAGAAAGGTGTTTCTGGCTTTAAAGTTTTTAAGTACAGGTTGAAACGACTACGAGGACAAGATAATTTGACAAGCCAGAATCag GTTCACTTTGTACGAGGAAAAGTTTCTAGAGTTCAACAAGAATTGCCTGG GCTTGTGTGCAAGGACCTATCAAATGGTCAAGAAGATAAATGCATccctgtttttaatttttataatccTTCTTTGGCTCCAACAG GCTTTAAATATATCAATTCCATTAAAGTTGCCAAAAATGTGAGCATCCCACCAGATGCTCCTGGGTGCAATTGTAGAGGAAAGTGCACAAATCCAAGGTCATGTTCTTGTGCTCAACTTAATGGTGGTGACTTTCCATATGTTTCTCGTGATGGAGGCAG ATTGTTTGAAGCTAAAGATGTTGTATTTGAATGTGGTCCAAATTGTGGCTGTGGGCCTGAGTGCGTCAACCGTACATCTCAGCAGGGACTAAAATACCAGCTTGAG GTCTATCGcactaaagaaaaaggatgggcaGTTAGATCTTTGGACTTTATTCCTTCTGGCGCTCCAGTTTGCGAGTATGTTGGAATCCTAAGGAAGAATGATGAATTAGAAGATATTTCAGAAAATGACTACATATTTGAGATTGATTGCTGGCACACTATGAAAGGGATTGGAGGAAGAGAG AGACGCCTAGGTGATGTATCTCTTCCTATGTCAAACCTTGTGGATGAAGTTGATGAGAGAACTCTAGAAAGTGAACCTGAGCCTGAGTTTTGCATAGATGCCAGCTCCTTTGGGAATGTTGCCAGATTTATTAATCACAGTTGTGATCCTAACCTCTTTGTTCAGTGCATTCTAAGCTCTCACCATGATGTTAGACTTGCCCGTATAGTCCTCTTTGCTGCAGATGATATTCCTCGAATGCAG GAACTTACATACGACTACAATTATGCAATTGATAGCGTTATTGGTCCTGATGGCAAAACAAAACAGCTGCCTTGCTTCTGCGGTACATCTGAATGTAGGAAGCGATTATATTAG